The following are encoded together in the Coffea arabica cultivar ET-39 chromosome 1c, Coffea Arabica ET-39 HiFi, whole genome shotgun sequence genome:
- the LOC113693466 gene encoding protein NLP6-like isoform X2 translates to MQSQIVSKMEKNQSLLIHVDDLRGRYSVSEFISLMPSQLSVSDQKSISHLMIFCSQDESIQFNNNKGIAAIKEKIKSALEGLGVFLFPTLVQLWMPKTIGTQQLLVTSDLPFGISLLTEGLCLYRKRCLEHRYDLDCQEELGPVGRVFRNGVSEFSPYVSCYSSKEFKLRDAAVRCGVNGYLALPVFESVRDQCVGVLELITSWDGNYYFTDAIGKVIDDAFKAVGLRICDAHLSLHKDRISQHEFDLSQIENGLNAFCHAHCIRFAQTWFTSTGENHNESVMCTSERGSVMSVKKVSSFQKDCIQFGLKKGQSVVWSAFTSGASCFCKDVKQLSIDEYPLVLSARKVNLTGSFAVCLQSRSTGNEVYVLEFFLCPYQPSYGKPQTLLKAFLAAVQQNFQSFKVASVQESGADTPLNIIKLDRLDESLEMCATTGSQPLLRFSHNNCENVRTQDNLPVLQNNEDMVKAPGVKVPRNQSRRQLEDAEFVIHEEKQLCRERSIDRQTNKRKADHSLSHEDARGSENHNKRTRNRDQARSDLPPDEGTTSVSHPAAPAPENEGTIMIKAAFKEGMIKFPLSLSSGMMDFEKEVTKRLNLTTGSFEIKYQNEDNNYILVSNDVDLQKLMFDMMSKRKNTVKVLLEPTENQHLEISRGSVGSPMLQINPVQNESIKAPPAPENEGTIMIKASFKEDMIKFPLSLSSGIMDFEKEVTKRLNLTTGSFEIKYQNEDNNYILVSNDVDLQKLMFDMMSQRKNTIKVLLEPTQNQHLGSSRDSVGSPMLQINPVQNESIKAPPAPENEGTIMIKAAFKEDMIKFPLSLSSGIMDFEKEVTKRLNLTTGSFEIKYQKEDNNCILVSNDVDLQKLMFDMMSQRKNTIKVLLEPTQNQHLESSRGSVGSPMLQINPVHNESIKAPPAPENEGTIMIKASFKEDMIKFPLSLSSGIMDFEKEVTKRLNLTTGSFEIKYQKEDNNYILVSNDVDLQKLMFDMVSQRKNTIKVLLEPTQNQHLESSRDSVGSPMLQINPVQNERIMTIKATYKEETVELQVSLSSKLMELKNEVMKQFKLSGDSFDIKCLAEPNEWIPLTSDNDLHNCVTIMKPQENPTIRLAVEPCTNQIPEEVATSASPPMPQAMTMQNESLMTIKATYKEVMIKFQLSLSSGLMQLRDAIKKRLNLSGESYEIKYQDVNNNWICLSRDADLQSHLRAMRSSDRSTVRLHIEPLKT, encoded by the exons ATGCAATCCCAGATAGTATCAAAGATGGAAAAAAACCAGTCTTTACTCATCCATGTTGATGATCTTAGAGGAAGATATTCAGTTTCTGAGTTCATCAGTCTCATGCCAAGTCAACTTTCTGTATCAGACCAGAAGTCCATCTCCCATCTTATGATCTTCTGTAGCCAAGATGAATCTATTCAATTCAACAACAACAAAGGGATTGCGGCAATCAAAGAAAAGATCAAATCTGCACTTGAGGGTTTGGGTGTTTTTCTCTTCCCCACTTTAGTGCAACTGTGGATGCCCAAAACAATAGGCACCCAACAGCTTCTTGTGACTTCAGATCTTCCTTTTGGTATTAGTCTGCTCACCGAAGGACTCTGTTTGTATAGGAAGCGTTGTTTGGAACACAGATATGAtcttgattgtcaagaagaGCTTGGCCCTGTTGGACGGGTTTTTAGAAATGGGGTTTCAGAATTTAGTCCATATGTGTCTTGTTACTCATCTAAAGAGTTTAAACTGAGGGATGCTGCTGTTAGATGTGGTGTAAATGGATACCTGGCTTTGCCAGTTTTTGAGTCAGTTAGGGATCAATGTGTCGGTGTGCTTGAGCTGATTACTTCGTGGGATGGGAATTATTACTTTACTGATGCAATTGGAAAAGTTATTGATGATGCTTTCAAG GCCGTAGGACTGAGGATTTGTGATGCACATTTGTCACTTCACAAGGATAGA ATTTCTCAGCATGAATTTGACCTCAGTCAAATTGAGAACGGTTTGAATGCATTCTGTCATGCACACTGTATACGTTTTGCTCAGACCTGGTTCACAAGCACTGGAGAGAACCATAATGAAAGTGTCATGTGCACAAGTGAAAGGGGATCAGTTATGTCAGTCAAGAAGGTTTCCTCCTTCCAAAAGGATTGCATTCAGTTTGGCTTAAAGAAAGGACAGAGTGTTGTATGGAGTGCATTTACATCTGGTGCTTCATGCTTCTGCAAAGATGTGAAGCAGTTAAGTATTGATGAGTACCCCCTAGTACTTAGTGCACGCAAAGTTAACTTAACTGGCTCTTTTGCTGTCTGTCTGCAAAGTAGATCCACAGGAAATGAAGTTTATGTGCTAGAGTTTTTTCTGTGCCCGTACCAACCTTCTTATGGGAAACCACAGACCCTCTTGAAAGCTTTTTTAGCTGCAGTACAGCAGAACTTTCAGAGTTTCAAGGTTGCATCTGTACAAGAATCAGGGGCGGATACACCTTTGAACATAATTAAACTTGATAGACTGGATGAATCTTTGGAAATGTGTGCAACAACCGGATCTCAACCTTTGCTTAGATTCTCACATAACAACTGTGAGAATGTACGAACACAGGACAATCTTCCTGTTCTTCAAAATAATGAAGACATGGTAAAGGCACCAGGAGTGAAGGTTCCCAGAAACCAGTCAAGAAGGCAACTTGAAGATGCTGAGT TTGTCATACATGAAGAAAAGCAGTTATGCAGAGAGCGTAGCATAGATAGACAGACCAACAAGAGAAAAGCTGATCATTCCCTTTCTCACGAAGATGCAAGAGGATCTGAAAACCACAATAAGAGAACACGTAATAGAGACCAAGCACGTTCTGATTTACCTCCTGACGAAGGCACTACTTCTGTTTCTCACCCTGCAGCACCAGCACCAGAAAATGAAGGCACAATTATGATAAAGGCAGCATTTAAGGAAGGCATGATTAAGTTTCCACTCTCTCTCTCATCAGGGATGATGGATTTTGAGAAAGAAGTGACAAAGAGGTTAAATTTGACAACTGGAAGTTTTGAGATCAAGTATCAAAATGAAGATAATAACTACATTTTAGTATCCAATGATGTGGACTTGCAGAAGTTGATGTttgatatgatgtcaaaaaggaaGAATACAGTCAAAGTTCTTCTTGAGCCTACTGAGAATCAACACCTTGAAATTTCCAGGGGTTCTGTTGGTAGCCCTATGCTGCAGATAAATCCAGTGCAGAACGAGAGTATAAAGGCACCACCAGCACCAGAAAATGAAGGCACAATTATGATAAAGGCATCATTTAAGGAAGACATGATTAAGTTTCCACTCTCTCTCTCATCAGGGataatggattttgagaaagaAGTGACAAAGAGGTTAAATTTGACAACTGGAAGTTTTGAGATCAAGTATCAAAATGAAGATAATAACTACATTTTAGTATCCAATGATGTGGACTTGCAGAAGTTGATGTTTGATATGATGTCACAAAGGAAGAATACAATCAAAGTTCTTCTTGAGCCTACTCAGAATCAACACCTTGGAAGTTCCAGGGATTCTGTTGGGAGCCCTATGCTGCAGATAAATCCAGTGCAGAATGAGAGTATAAAGGCACCACCGGCACCAGAAAATGAAGGGACAATTATGATAAAGGCAGCATTTAAGGAAGACATGATTAAGTTTCCACTCTCTCTCTCATCAGGGataatggattttgagaaagaAGTGACAAAGAGGTTAAATTTGACAACTGGAAGTTTTGAGATCAAGTATCAAAAGGAAGATAATAACTGCATTTTAGTATCCAATGATGTGGACTTGCAGAAGTTGATGTTTGATATGATGTCACAAAGGAAGAATACAATCAAAGTTCTTCTTGAGCCTACTCAGAATCAACACCTTGAAAGTTCCAGGGGTTCTGTTGGTAGCCCTATGCTGCAGATAAATCCAGTGCACAATGAGAGTATAAAGGCACCACCAGCACCAGAAAATGAAGGCACAATTATGATAAAGGCATCATTTAAGGAAGACATGATTAAGTttccactctctctctcttcagggataatggattttgagaaagaAGTGACAAAGAGGTTAAATTTGACAACTGGAAGTTTTGAGATCAAGTATCAAAAGGAAGATAATAACTACATTTTAGTATCCAATGATGTGGACTTGCAGAAGTTGATGTTTGATATGGTGTCACAAAGGAAGAATACAATCAAAGTTCTTCTTGAGCCTACTCAGAATCAACACCTTGAAAGTTCCAGGGATTCTGTTGGGAGCCCTATGCTGCAGATAAATCCAGTGCAGAATGAGAGGATCATGACCATAAAGGCAACATATAAAGAGGAGACTGTAGAGCTTCAggtttccctttcttcaaaattGATGGAACTGAAAAACGAAGTCATGAAGCAGTTCAAGTTAAGCGGTGACAGCTTTGACATCAAGTGTCTAGCTGAACCCAATGAATGGATTCCATTGACCAGCGACAATGATTTGCATAATTGTGTGACTATCATGAAACCACAGGAAAACCCAACAATCAGACTTGCTGTTGAGCCATGCACCAATCAGATTCCTGAGGAAGTTGCTACTTCTGCTTCACCTCCTATGCCACAAGCTATGACAATGCAAAATGAAAGCCTCATGACAATAAAGGCAACATACAAAGAAGTCATGATAAAGTTTCAGCTCTCTCTTTCATCAGGACTGATGCAACTCAGAGATGCGATAAAGAAACGGCTCAACCTGAGTGGTGAAAGTTATGAGATCAAGTATCAAGATGTCAATAACAATTGGATTTGTCTATCCAGAGATGCAGATTTGCAGAGTCATTTAAGAGCTATGAGATCATCAGACAGGTCAACTGTCAGACTTCATATTGAGCCCTTGAAGACATAG
- the LOC113693634 gene encoding pentatricopeptide repeat-containing protein At2g02980, chloroplastic-like: MISRQIETLLQRSKTTSHLLQLQSLSIKTALDHQEHFLSRLILASSLISLQISREIFDKSPITPSRFSRNTLIQGYSKSSIPLESVKMFVDLQRSGIKPDNYTYPFVLKACGRCSMVGVGGTLHSMVLKMGFDWDLHICNTLLRMYGGLHLIAYSRQVFDDMSQRDVVSWSSMIAAYVNCNCPVNALTVFQDMIIQHEKPNSITLVSLLAACTRLLNVKLGESIHSRILTNGVGLNVELGTALLEMYAKCGHMLEAFLIFDSISDKNLQSWTVMISSLADNGFGEEAMSLFSKMQEAGLQPDSKSFSAVLSACSHMGLVDEGKDYFDKMVKVHNIRPTMEHYGCLVDMFGRAGKIEEAYQVIKSMPMEPNSIVLRSFISSCRYHGRIVCEEKHLKQLLKIEPDVGANYVLAGSMCSLSGYWSDTNDLRVSMKEKGLKKVPGSSWVQLSSA, translated from the exons ATGATTTCCCGCCAGATTGAGACCCTGTTACAACGGTCAAAAACCACTAGTCATCTTCTTCAACTGCAATCTCTCAGCATCAAAACAGCTCTAGATCATCAAGAACACTTCCTTTCTAGACTTATACTTGCATCGTCTTTAATATCACTGCAAATTTCAAGAGAAATCTTTGACAAATCACCGATTACACCATCACGTTTTTCTCGGAATACACTGATTCAAGGGTATTCAAAGAGCTCAATACCATTAGAGTCGGTAAAAATGTTCGTTGATCTTCAAAgaagtgggataaaacccgacaACTATACATACCCTTTTGTGCTCAAAGCTTGCGGGCGTTGTTCAATGGTTGGAGTAGGTGGGACTCTGCATTCAATGGTGTTGAAGATGGGTTTTGATTGGGATTTACATATATGCAATACACTGCTCAGAATGTATGGAGGGCTTCATCTGATTGCGTATTCGAGGCAAGTGTTTGACGATATGTCTCAAAGAGATGTGGTTTCTTGGAGTTCTATGATTGCTGCTTATGTTAATTG TAACTGTCCTGTAAATGCTTTAACTGTTTTCCAAGACATGATCATACAACATGAGAAGCCAAACTCCATCACTTTGGTTAGCCTGCTTGCTGCATGTACTCGTCTCCTCAATGTCAAGCTTGGAGAATCCATTCATTCCCGCATTCTAACTAACGGTGTTGGATTGAATGTTGAACTGGGAACTGCTCTTCTTGAGATGTATGCAAAATGTGGTCACATGCTGGAAGCGTTCCTTATTTTTGATTcaataagtgataaaaatttgCAGTCTTGGACTGTCATGATTTCTAGCCTTGCAGATAATGGCTTTGGGGAAGAAGCTATGTCATTGttttcaaaaatgcaagaagcTGGCCTGCAGCCTGATAGTAAGTCATTTTCTGCAGTTCTTTCTGCATGTAGTCACATGGGTCTTGTTGATGAGGGAAAAgattattttgataaaatggtaAAGGTTCATAATATCAGGCCAACCATGGAACATTATGGTTGCTTGGTGGACATGTTTGGTCGTGCTGGAAAGATTGAAGAAGCTTATCAGGTTATAAAGAGCATGCCCATGGAACCTAATTCTATTGTATTGAGGAGCTTCATCAGTTCATGCAGATATCATGGCCgtattgtttgtgaagaaaaacaTCTGAAGCAACTTCTTAAAATAGAGCCTGATGTTGGAGCAAATTACGTGCTTGCTGGGAGTATGTGCTCTCTTTCTGGCTATTGGAGTGACACTAATGACCTTAGAGTTTCCATGAAAGAAAAAGGTTTAAAGAAGGTTCCGGGGAGCAGTTGGGTGCAGCTGTCTAGTGCCTAA
- the LOC113693466 gene encoding protein NLP6-like isoform X1 → MQSQIVSKMEKNQSLLIHVDDLRGRYSVSEFISLMPSQLSVSDQKSISHLMIFCSQDESIQFNNNKGIAAIKEKIKSALEGLGVFLFPTLVQLWMPKTIGTQQLLVTSDLPFGISLLTEGLCLYRKRCLEHRYDLDCQEELGPVGRVFRNGVSEFSPYVSCYSSKEFKLRDAAVRCGVNGYLALPVFESVRDQCVGVLELITSWDGNYYFTDAIGKVIDDAFKAVGLRICDAHLSLHKDRISQHEFDLSQIENGLNAFCHAHCIRFAQTWFTSTGENHNESVMCTSERGSVMSVKKVSSFQKDCIQFGLKKGQSVVWSAFTSGASCFCKDVKQLSIDEYPLVLSARKVNLTGSFAVCLQSRSTGNEVYVLEFFLCPYQPSYGKPQTLLKAFLAAVQQNFQSFKVASVQESGADTPLNIIKLDRLDESLEMCATTGSQPLLRFSHNNCENVRTQDNLPVLQNNEDMVKAPGVKVPRNQSRRQLEDAECMSDIVIHEEKQLCRERSIDRQTNKRKADHSLSHEDARGSENHNKRTRNRDQARSDLPPDEGTTSVSHPAAPAPENEGTIMIKAAFKEGMIKFPLSLSSGMMDFEKEVTKRLNLTTGSFEIKYQNEDNNYILVSNDVDLQKLMFDMMSKRKNTVKVLLEPTENQHLEISRGSVGSPMLQINPVQNESIKAPPAPENEGTIMIKASFKEDMIKFPLSLSSGIMDFEKEVTKRLNLTTGSFEIKYQNEDNNYILVSNDVDLQKLMFDMMSQRKNTIKVLLEPTQNQHLGSSRDSVGSPMLQINPVQNESIKAPPAPENEGTIMIKAAFKEDMIKFPLSLSSGIMDFEKEVTKRLNLTTGSFEIKYQKEDNNCILVSNDVDLQKLMFDMMSQRKNTIKVLLEPTQNQHLESSRGSVGSPMLQINPVHNESIKAPPAPENEGTIMIKASFKEDMIKFPLSLSSGIMDFEKEVTKRLNLTTGSFEIKYQKEDNNYILVSNDVDLQKLMFDMVSQRKNTIKVLLEPTQNQHLESSRDSVGSPMLQINPVQNERIMTIKATYKEETVELQVSLSSKLMELKNEVMKQFKLSGDSFDIKCLAEPNEWIPLTSDNDLHNCVTIMKPQENPTIRLAVEPCTNQIPEEVATSASPPMPQAMTMQNESLMTIKATYKEVMIKFQLSLSSGLMQLRDAIKKRLNLSGESYEIKYQDVNNNWICLSRDADLQSHLRAMRSSDRSTVRLHIEPLKT, encoded by the exons ATGCAATCCCAGATAGTATCAAAGATGGAAAAAAACCAGTCTTTACTCATCCATGTTGATGATCTTAGAGGAAGATATTCAGTTTCTGAGTTCATCAGTCTCATGCCAAGTCAACTTTCTGTATCAGACCAGAAGTCCATCTCCCATCTTATGATCTTCTGTAGCCAAGATGAATCTATTCAATTCAACAACAACAAAGGGATTGCGGCAATCAAAGAAAAGATCAAATCTGCACTTGAGGGTTTGGGTGTTTTTCTCTTCCCCACTTTAGTGCAACTGTGGATGCCCAAAACAATAGGCACCCAACAGCTTCTTGTGACTTCAGATCTTCCTTTTGGTATTAGTCTGCTCACCGAAGGACTCTGTTTGTATAGGAAGCGTTGTTTGGAACACAGATATGAtcttgattgtcaagaagaGCTTGGCCCTGTTGGACGGGTTTTTAGAAATGGGGTTTCAGAATTTAGTCCATATGTGTCTTGTTACTCATCTAAAGAGTTTAAACTGAGGGATGCTGCTGTTAGATGTGGTGTAAATGGATACCTGGCTTTGCCAGTTTTTGAGTCAGTTAGGGATCAATGTGTCGGTGTGCTTGAGCTGATTACTTCGTGGGATGGGAATTATTACTTTACTGATGCAATTGGAAAAGTTATTGATGATGCTTTCAAG GCCGTAGGACTGAGGATTTGTGATGCACATTTGTCACTTCACAAGGATAGA ATTTCTCAGCATGAATTTGACCTCAGTCAAATTGAGAACGGTTTGAATGCATTCTGTCATGCACACTGTATACGTTTTGCTCAGACCTGGTTCACAAGCACTGGAGAGAACCATAATGAAAGTGTCATGTGCACAAGTGAAAGGGGATCAGTTATGTCAGTCAAGAAGGTTTCCTCCTTCCAAAAGGATTGCATTCAGTTTGGCTTAAAGAAAGGACAGAGTGTTGTATGGAGTGCATTTACATCTGGTGCTTCATGCTTCTGCAAAGATGTGAAGCAGTTAAGTATTGATGAGTACCCCCTAGTACTTAGTGCACGCAAAGTTAACTTAACTGGCTCTTTTGCTGTCTGTCTGCAAAGTAGATCCACAGGAAATGAAGTTTATGTGCTAGAGTTTTTTCTGTGCCCGTACCAACCTTCTTATGGGAAACCACAGACCCTCTTGAAAGCTTTTTTAGCTGCAGTACAGCAGAACTTTCAGAGTTTCAAGGTTGCATCTGTACAAGAATCAGGGGCGGATACACCTTTGAACATAATTAAACTTGATAGACTGGATGAATCTTTGGAAATGTGTGCAACAACCGGATCTCAACCTTTGCTTAGATTCTCACATAACAACTGTGAGAATGTACGAACACAGGACAATCTTCCTGTTCTTCAAAATAATGAAGACATGGTAAAGGCACCAGGAGTGAAGGTTCCCAGAAACCAGTCAAGAAGGCAACTTGAAGATGCTGAGTGTATGTCTGATA TTGTCATACATGAAGAAAAGCAGTTATGCAGAGAGCGTAGCATAGATAGACAGACCAACAAGAGAAAAGCTGATCATTCCCTTTCTCACGAAGATGCAAGAGGATCTGAAAACCACAATAAGAGAACACGTAATAGAGACCAAGCACGTTCTGATTTACCTCCTGACGAAGGCACTACTTCTGTTTCTCACCCTGCAGCACCAGCACCAGAAAATGAAGGCACAATTATGATAAAGGCAGCATTTAAGGAAGGCATGATTAAGTTTCCACTCTCTCTCTCATCAGGGATGATGGATTTTGAGAAAGAAGTGACAAAGAGGTTAAATTTGACAACTGGAAGTTTTGAGATCAAGTATCAAAATGAAGATAATAACTACATTTTAGTATCCAATGATGTGGACTTGCAGAAGTTGATGTttgatatgatgtcaaaaaggaaGAATACAGTCAAAGTTCTTCTTGAGCCTACTGAGAATCAACACCTTGAAATTTCCAGGGGTTCTGTTGGTAGCCCTATGCTGCAGATAAATCCAGTGCAGAACGAGAGTATAAAGGCACCACCAGCACCAGAAAATGAAGGCACAATTATGATAAAGGCATCATTTAAGGAAGACATGATTAAGTTTCCACTCTCTCTCTCATCAGGGataatggattttgagaaagaAGTGACAAAGAGGTTAAATTTGACAACTGGAAGTTTTGAGATCAAGTATCAAAATGAAGATAATAACTACATTTTAGTATCCAATGATGTGGACTTGCAGAAGTTGATGTTTGATATGATGTCACAAAGGAAGAATACAATCAAAGTTCTTCTTGAGCCTACTCAGAATCAACACCTTGGAAGTTCCAGGGATTCTGTTGGGAGCCCTATGCTGCAGATAAATCCAGTGCAGAATGAGAGTATAAAGGCACCACCGGCACCAGAAAATGAAGGGACAATTATGATAAAGGCAGCATTTAAGGAAGACATGATTAAGTTTCCACTCTCTCTCTCATCAGGGataatggattttgagaaagaAGTGACAAAGAGGTTAAATTTGACAACTGGAAGTTTTGAGATCAAGTATCAAAAGGAAGATAATAACTGCATTTTAGTATCCAATGATGTGGACTTGCAGAAGTTGATGTTTGATATGATGTCACAAAGGAAGAATACAATCAAAGTTCTTCTTGAGCCTACTCAGAATCAACACCTTGAAAGTTCCAGGGGTTCTGTTGGTAGCCCTATGCTGCAGATAAATCCAGTGCACAATGAGAGTATAAAGGCACCACCAGCACCAGAAAATGAAGGCACAATTATGATAAAGGCATCATTTAAGGAAGACATGATTAAGTttccactctctctctcttcagggataatggattttgagaaagaAGTGACAAAGAGGTTAAATTTGACAACTGGAAGTTTTGAGATCAAGTATCAAAAGGAAGATAATAACTACATTTTAGTATCCAATGATGTGGACTTGCAGAAGTTGATGTTTGATATGGTGTCACAAAGGAAGAATACAATCAAAGTTCTTCTTGAGCCTACTCAGAATCAACACCTTGAAAGTTCCAGGGATTCTGTTGGGAGCCCTATGCTGCAGATAAATCCAGTGCAGAATGAGAGGATCATGACCATAAAGGCAACATATAAAGAGGAGACTGTAGAGCTTCAggtttccctttcttcaaaattGATGGAACTGAAAAACGAAGTCATGAAGCAGTTCAAGTTAAGCGGTGACAGCTTTGACATCAAGTGTCTAGCTGAACCCAATGAATGGATTCCATTGACCAGCGACAATGATTTGCATAATTGTGTGACTATCATGAAACCACAGGAAAACCCAACAATCAGACTTGCTGTTGAGCCATGCACCAATCAGATTCCTGAGGAAGTTGCTACTTCTGCTTCACCTCCTATGCCACAAGCTATGACAATGCAAAATGAAAGCCTCATGACAATAAAGGCAACATACAAAGAAGTCATGATAAAGTTTCAGCTCTCTCTTTCATCAGGACTGATGCAACTCAGAGATGCGATAAAGAAACGGCTCAACCTGAGTGGTGAAAGTTATGAGATCAAGTATCAAGATGTCAATAACAATTGGATTTGTCTATCCAGAGATGCAGATTTGCAGAGTCATTTAAGAGCTATGAGATCATCAGACAGGTCAACTGTCAGACTTCATATTGAGCCCTTGAAGACATAG